The stretch of DNA TCGCGATCGAATGCAGGAAACCAGCGCGCGTTTACGATGTCATTCTCCGCATACGGAGTTCGCACCGGGGAAGTGAAGCGCAAGAACTTCGCCGGCTTCAGCTTGCCGGTTCGCGCCATCTTTTCCAGCTTTTCGAGCTGCTTTTGCTGGCGCATGTTGGTGGGAAAAAGCTTCGGCAGACGCTCTTCCAGGCGAAAATCGGTCGGAGTCGGATAACTGAAAAATCGATCACTATCCGCGACAATCTTCCGATTCAGCTCAGAGAAGTAGCGTTCCGCAGCGGCATTGTCGAACTCCGAAAGGTTCTGCGGAAAGTTGCCGTTTACCTGCGGCCACGAGCGGGTCCACTCCACCCCCCACTCCAACGGACGCACAATGCGATTGGTATCGCGCGTGGTGAGATGTGTCTCCCACGCATACATAGCCCTCTGCCAAAGTCCGCGCATTCCTAGTTCAAATTTAGCAAAAGAGGCTTTCCCCTGGATTGTCATTCCGAACGTAGGCTCGCGCGTGCTGTTCGCGCGAGCAGGAGTGAGGAATCCCTACGGACTGCTAGGAATTTCCAACTCACATTTAGGCACACTGTAGGGATTCCTCACGCCAACAGCAGGCGTTCGGAATGACAAGGAGTGCGGGCGAAGGTGTCAATCCGGCAACGGCCGGCTTAAAGCAAAACAGGGCAGGCCAGCCCATTCTCCCCCGAGACATCGGGCCT from Terriglobales bacterium encodes:
- a CDS encoding abhydrolase domain-containing 18, translated to MRGLWQRAMYAWETHLTTRDTNRIVRPLEWGVEWTRSWPQVNGNFPQNLSEFDNAAAERYFSELNRKIVADSDRFFSYPTPTDFRLEERLPKLFPTNMRQQKQLEKLEKMARTGKLKPAKFLRFTSPVRTPYAENDIVNARWFPAFDR